The Desulfonatronovibrio magnus genome has a window encoding:
- a CDS encoding sensor histidine kinase — translation MADHYQATYTWIRQHVTLVIFLVLSVPFVLVIAIVYFTGYQYIKDSITQRANSKLSDFAAEIRYNLDAGITDLCRGLSFFAISDRLEDLQDDNKLQWIFSRLEMKTGNVIKDLALVDHDGNVVAGSLLSDCKYADLSSKQWYVMSCEHQVYVSDIYIDSRKNPYFIISVHLDHPEDRAILMVSVDGGWLSSFVETVRLGKSGEAFIVNSNGIIQSRSSLDRDFGQIFDIPLQDLHAHKITTTTFYDQGREALAAVATLKSNHNWLVVVGQDMEEAVQDISMVKTGFGMIVFLGVIFIIIIGSLTSSVLMRKIRQADAKKCEIDEQLIQSQKLAAIGQLSSGVAHEINNPLAVIGEEAGWLQDLLKKEDAKSFKYGDDFRDSLNAIVDQVRRCKEVTHKLLSFARKMDSNFSDVNLKEAVDEVVSMREQDAFLDNITINKIYEKNLPIIFSEPYLLRQLLLNLLNNALDAVRKDGKVTIHTRLEDQNKIIIDVIDNGVGIPDENLGKIFDPFFTTKPPGKGTGLGLSTCHGIVNKLGGDIRVKSRVNEGSTFSVILPVKSLRDHPADE, via the coding sequence ATGGCGGACCACTATCAAGCAACCTATACCTGGATTCGCCAGCATGTCACCCTGGTTATCTTTCTTGTTCTAAGTGTACCATTTGTTCTGGTTATCGCTATAGTCTACTTCACAGGCTACCAGTACATTAAAGACAGCATCACCCAGCGTGCAAACTCTAAGCTGTCCGACTTTGCTGCTGAAATCAGATACAATCTGGATGCTGGAATTACTGATCTTTGCAGAGGGCTGAGTTTTTTCGCCATTTCTGACAGGCTGGAAGACCTTCAAGATGATAATAAACTCCAATGGATTTTTTCCAGACTGGAAATGAAAACAGGAAATGTAATCAAGGACTTAGCCCTGGTTGATCATGACGGAAATGTTGTTGCCGGTAGTTTACTTAGTGACTGCAAGTATGCGGATTTAAGCAGTAAACAATGGTATGTCATGTCTTGCGAGCATCAGGTGTATGTTAGTGATATATATATTGATTCCCGTAAGAATCCCTATTTCATAATTTCAGTGCATCTTGACCACCCTGAAGATCGGGCCATCCTTATGGTCTCGGTGGATGGTGGATGGCTCAGTTCATTTGTGGAAACCGTTCGTCTTGGTAAAAGTGGAGAAGCTTTTATCGTTAACTCAAATGGCATAATCCAGTCCAGGTCCAGCTTAGACAGGGATTTTGGGCAGATATTTGATATACCTTTGCAAGACCTTCACGCCCATAAAATCACAACAACCACTTTTTATGACCAGGGCCGGGAAGCGCTTGCCGCTGTTGCCACTCTAAAAAGCAACCATAACTGGTTAGTTGTGGTCGGGCAGGATATGGAAGAAGCTGTCCAGGATATTTCCATGGTCAAGACAGGCTTTGGAATGATAGTATTTCTGGGCGTAATTTTTATTATCATAATAGGAAGTCTAACATCGAGTGTGCTTATGAGAAAAATCCGCCAGGCAGATGCAAAGAAATGCGAGATAGATGAACAGTTGATCCAGTCCCAGAAACTGGCAGCCATAGGCCAGCTTTCTTCTGGAGTAGCTCACGAGATCAATAATCCCTTAGCTGTAATTGGGGAAGAAGCTGGGTGGCTTCAGGATCTTTTAAAAAAGGAAGATGCAAAGAGCTTTAAATATGGAGATGATTTCAGAGACTCTTTAAATGCCATTGTGGATCAGGTGCGCAGGTGCAAGGAAGTTACCCATAAGTTGCTGAGCTTTGCTAGAAAAATGGACTCAAATTTCAGTGATGTAAATTTGAAGGAAGCTGTTGATGAAGTGGTGAGCATGCGCGAACAGGATGCTTTTCTGGATAATATCACGATCAACAAGATTTATGAAAAAAATCTGCCAATAATATTCAGTGAACCTTATTTGTTGCGTCAACTTCTCTTGAATCTTTTGAACAACGCCTTGGACGCGGTTAGAAAAGACGGCAAGGTCACCATACACACCCGCCTGGAAGACCAGAATAAAATCATAATTGATGTCATAGATAATGGTGTTGGCATTCCAGACGAAAATTTAGGAAAAATATTTGATCCTTTTTTCACAACAAAGCCCCCTGGCAAAGGAACAGGTCTTGGTCTCTCCACCTGCCACGGTATAGTCAACAAACTTGGCGGAGATATTCGCGTAAAAAGCAGGGTTAATGAGGGAAGCACTTTCAGCGTCATTCTGCCAGTTAAGTCCTTAAGGGATCACCCTGCTGATGAATAA
- a CDS encoding sensor histidine kinase produces the protein MSNNAIRNESTRKQRVYGGAVSENGHPKTPNESVRYAHRRLRHGILLCLLLTYIVPIIILSLYFHNKFNTNMRESSKQQLTAIAEAQKNTIDLFMQKRVVNVFNLFHMADFSLKPSQERMDHYLKNLIMSDDAFADIGLINSKGIQTYYAGPYPNLKGKDYSSEEWFIQLTNQSKSYIITDLYLGLRLQPHFTIGVRQMIDGEYHVVRASVYPGKLESMIGTISNGINTLGFVVNTEGIFQVGEAELGQLLEPAYYAPGYFDRSGVVVMDWHGQEVLAAHTWLNEVPWCLIMLQQADEAFSEMTFMRNTLIIGTILLILVIMIFIGVVVNLLLSRAMTLDQERNELKGQLYHAHKVISVGQLVGEVAHEINNPLAIIDAESGIIRDMLDPEMDLDASPEAIRKELDQIDKAVVRARGITREILTFVRKSQPRFEECNLNDLFEEAVSGMKQKELHMSDISLIKDLADNLPRVYVDPDLMRQVFVNLLNNARDAVAPGDVITLKTDLNNGFVEATVSDSGAGMTEEQLERIFTPFFTTKEKGRGTGLGLPICLNIVEGFGGQIKVESAIGKGTLFTVVLPQAQDLLKNK, from the coding sequence ATGTCCAACAATGCTATCAGAAACGAAAGCACCAGAAAGCAGCGGGTTTATGGTGGTGCTGTTTCCGAAAATGGCCATCCGAAGACACCTAACGAGTCTGTCAGGTATGCACATCGCCGTCTGAGACATGGTATCCTGCTATGTCTATTACTTACATATATAGTTCCCATCATTATACTATCATTATACTTCCATAACAAATTCAACACCAACATGCGCGAGAGCAGCAAGCAGCAGCTTACGGCTATTGCTGAAGCCCAGAAAAATACCATTGACCTGTTCATGCAGAAAAGGGTGGTCAATGTGTTTAACCTGTTTCACATGGCCGATTTTTCCCTGAAGCCGAGCCAGGAAAGAATGGATCATTATCTAAAGAACCTCATAATGTCTGATGACGCTTTTGCTGATATAGGTCTAATCAACTCAAAGGGAATCCAGACATATTACGCTGGACCTTACCCCAACCTCAAAGGGAAAGACTACAGCAGTGAAGAATGGTTCATTCAGCTAACTAATCAATCCAAAAGTTACATTATAACTGACCTGTATCTCGGTTTACGATTGCAGCCTCATTTCACAATTGGCGTTCGCCAGATGATTGATGGGGAGTATCATGTTGTCAGAGCAAGTGTTTACCCTGGCAAGCTTGAAAGCATGATAGGCACCATAAGCAACGGAATCAATACTCTTGGGTTTGTGGTCAACACTGAGGGCATTTTCCAGGTAGGTGAGGCCGAACTTGGGCAGCTGCTCGAACCTGCGTACTATGCGCCAGGCTATTTTGACCGTTCCGGCGTTGTGGTTATGGATTGGCATGGACAAGAAGTACTCGCTGCACATACCTGGCTTAATGAGGTTCCATGGTGTCTAATTATGTTGCAGCAGGCTGATGAGGCCTTCTCTGAAATGACTTTTATGCGTAATACCCTGATAATTGGTACAATCCTGCTGATACTGGTCATCATGATTTTTATTGGTGTTGTTGTTAACCTCCTGCTGAGCCGAGCAATGACACTTGATCAGGAGAGAAACGAGCTGAAAGGTCAACTCTATCACGCCCACAAAGTTATATCTGTCGGACAGCTTGTTGGTGAAGTGGCCCATGAAATTAACAACCCACTGGCAATCATTGATGCGGAATCTGGAATAATCAGGGATATGCTTGATCCTGAAATGGATCTTGATGCCTCTCCTGAGGCCATCCGCAAGGAGCTGGACCAGATTGACAAGGCTGTTGTCCGTGCCAGAGGTATAACCAGAGAAATATTGACATTTGTTCGCAAGTCACAGCCCAGGTTTGAGGAGTGCAATCTTAATGATCTGTTTGAGGAAGCTGTTTCCGGGATGAAACAAAAAGAACTGCATATGTCAGATATTTCACTGATTAAAGACTTGGCAGATAACCTCCCCAGAGTCTATGTAGACCCTGATCTCATGCGCCAGGTTTTTGTCAATCTTCTGAATAATGCCAGAGATGCTGTTGCACCTGGTGACGTAATCACCCTCAAAACAGACCTGAATAATGGATTTGTAGAGGCTACAGTATCGGATTCTGGAGCAGGTATGACTGAAGAGCAGTTAGAGCGCATCTTTACTCCCTTTTTCACCACCAAGGAAAAAGGCAGAGGTACTGGACTGGGACTGCCCATTTGTTTGAACATTGTAGAGGGGTTTGGTGGTCAGATAAAAGTGGAAAGCGCGATCGGAAAAGGCACGTTATTCACTGTAGTCCTGCCCCAGGCGCAGGATTTGCTGAAAAACAAATGA